The following coding sequences are from one Triticum aestivum cultivar Chinese Spring chromosome 5A, IWGSC CS RefSeq v2.1, whole genome shotgun sequence window:
- the LOC123104103 gene encoding pentatricopeptide repeat-containing protein At3g24000, mitochondrial-like, which yields MRKPHKLLPNYLLLYRHTRPCTSTAANPVPAASAVLRDLDLLDAGELAPTPRVYHSFITACTQSKNLEDARKIHAHLASSRFAGDAFLDNSLIHLYCKCGSVLEARKVFDGMRRKDMVSWTSLIAGYAQNDMPAVAIRLLPGMLKGRFRPNGFTFASLLKAAGAYADSGIGRQIHALAVKCDWHEDVYVGSALLDMYARCGKMDMATAVFDKLDSKNGVSWNALISGFARKGDGETALMTFAEMLRNGFEATHFTYSSVFSSIARLGALEQGKWVHAHVIKSRQKLTAFVGNTLLDMYAKSGSMIDARKVFDRMDNKDPVTWNTMLTAFAQYGLGKEAVSHFEEMRKSGVYLNQITFLCILTACSHGGLVKEGKRYFEMMKEYDLEPEIDHYVTVVALMGRAGFLNYALVFIFKMPMEPTAAVWGALLAACRMHKNAKVGQFAADHVFELDPDDSGPPVLLYNIYASTGQWDAAARVRRMMKTTGVKKEPACSWVEMENSVHMFVANDDTHPRAEEIYKMWGEISKKIRKEGYVPDMDYVLLRVDDQEREANLQYHSEKLALAFALIEMPAGATIRIMKNIRICGDCHSAFKYISKVFGREIVVRDTNRFHHFSSGSCSCGDYW from the coding sequence ATGAGAAAGCCCCACAAGCTTCTGCCCAACTACCTTCTCCTCTACCGACACACCAGACCCTGCACCTCAACCGCGGCCAACCCCGTCCCGGCCGCCTCCGCCGTCCTCCGTGACCTCGATCTCCTGGACGCTGGCGAGCTCGCCCCGACCCCGCGCGTTTACCACTCGTTCATAACCGCCTGTACGCAATCCAAGAACCTCGAGGATGCCAGGAAGATCCACGCGCACCTGGCCAGCTCCCGGTTCGCCGgcgacgccttcctcgacaactcgCTCATCCACCTCTACTGCAAGTGCGGCAGCGTGCTGGAAGCGCGGAAGGTGTTCGACGGAATGCGGAGGAAAGACATGGTCTCCTGGACCTCGCTCATTGCCGGGTACGCGCAGAACGACATGCCGGCGGTGGCCATCAGGCTGCTCCCTGGCATGCTGAAGGGGCGCTTCAGGCCGAACGGGTTCACGTTCGCCAGCCTCCTCAAGGCTGCCGGCGCTTATGCTGACAGTGGCATCGGGAGGCAGATCCATGCTCTTGCTGTGAAGTGTGACTGGCATGAGGACGTCTATGTTGGGAGCGCGCTCCTCGACATGTATGCGCGGTGTGGGAAGATGGACATGGCCACCGCAGTGTTTGACAAACTTGACTCGAAGAATGGGGTTTCTTGGAACGCATTGATCTCCGGGTTTGCGAGGAAGGGTGATGGAGAGACTGCTCTGATGACCTTTGCGGAGATGCTGAGAAATGGGTTTGAAGCGACACATTTTACATACTCCAGTGTCTTCAGTTCTATCGCTCGTTTAGGTGCTCTTGAGCAGGGGAAGTGGGTGCATGCACATGTGATTAAATCTCGGCAGAAACTGACTGCATTTGTTGGAAATACATTGCTTGACATGTATGCAAAATCAGGGAGCATGATTGACGCAAGAAAGGTGTTTGACCGTATGGACAATAAGGATCCAGTTACATGGAACACAATGCTCACAGCATTTGCACAATATGGACTGGGGAAGGAAGCAGTCTCCCATTTTGAGGAGATGAGGAAATCTGGCGTTTACCTGAATCAGATCACCTTCCTTTGCATTTTGACTGCCTGTAGCCATGGAGGACTGGTGAAGGAGGGCAAGCGCTACTTTGAAATGATGAAGGAGTACGATTTAGAACCGGAGATTGATCATTATGTTACGGTTGTTGCTCTTATGGGCCGAGCTGGTTTCCTAAATTATGCTCTGGTCTTTATATTTAAAATGCCCATGGAGCCAACTGCTGCAGTTTGGGGAGCCTTGCTTGCGGCATGCAGAATGCATAAGAATGCTAAAGTAGGGCAATTTGCAGCTGATCATGTCTTTGAACTTGACCCAGATGATAGTGGTCCACCTGTCCTGTTGTATAACATATATGCTTCCACGGGCCAATGGGATGCTGCAGCCAGAGTGAGGAGGATGATGAAGACAACTGGTGTGAAGAAGGAACCTGCATGCAGTTGGGTTGAGATGGAGAATTCTGTGCACATGTTTGTGGCAAATGATGATACCCATCCACGAGCGGAAGAGATATATAAGATGTGGGGTGAGATAAGCAAGAAGATTAGGAAAGAAGGATATGTTCCTGATATGGATTATGTGCTTCTGCGTGTAGATGACCAAGAGAGGGAGGCAAACCTACAGTACCACAGCGAGAAGCTCGCGCTTGCATTTGCGCTGATCGAAATGCCTGCAGGGGCAACAATtcgcatcatgaagaatattaggATATGTGGGGATTGCCACTCTGCTTTCAAATACATCTCCAAAGTTTTTGGAAGGGAGATTGTTGTGAGGGACACAAATAGATTTCATCATTTCAGTAGTGGATCTTGTTCCTGTGGAGATTACTGGTGA
- the LOC123104104 gene encoding uncharacterized protein, which yields MRDGLQKTCAFILITQSLKFRRLLKQHHCLHDSWDKSRPPFGGTISDWKHTSDGFIFQELDIATSTYGRSPSSSRSGRPLVSAPSACMDRRPEGGRARKRAREEPDQAADFPFDEAAAAADAGEAWRRPPGVFQFPWQKCRGGLGVAGGGGWELRDVFFHSLVDGGAAAIGVPGDRLVSPPPPSKQRALFDDVDAWLAAAADGEVDPVWRSAIRGAGPSASAV from the exons ATGAGGGATGGACTCCAGAAGACATGTGCTTTCATCCTTATAACGCAATCACTAAAATTTCGCAGGTTGCTAAAACAGCATCATTGTCTGCATGATTCCTGGGACAAAAGTAGACCTCCATTTGGAGGCACGATCTCCGACTGGAAACACACTTCAGATGGCTTTATTTTCCAG GAGCTCGACATCGCGACGTCGACGTACGGGCGCTCTCCTTCGTCGTCTCGATCAGGCCGACCTCTCGTCTCAG CGCCCTCAGCCTGCATGGATCGGCGGCCGGAGGGCGGCAGGgcgaggaagcgcgcgcgggaggagcCGGACCAGGCGGCGGACTTCCCCttcgacgaggcggcggcggccgccgacgCCGGGGAGGCGTGGCGGAGGCCGCCGGGCGTGTTCCAGTTCCCCTGGCAGAAGTGCCGCGGCGGGCTCggcgtggccggcggcggcggctgggagctGCGGGACGTCTTCTTCCACTCCCTCgtcgacggcggcgccgcggccaTCGGCGTGCCGGGCGACCGCCtcgtctcgccgccgccgcccagcaaGCAGCGCGCGCTCTTCGACGACGTCGACGCctggctcgccgccgccgccgacggcgaggTCGACCCCGTCTGGCGGTCGGCGATCAGGGGCGCCGGGCCCTCCGCGTCGGCGGTGTGA